GATCGACGATCCGAACCTCGGCCGCGTCCAGGAGCGCGTGCTCCCGCCAAGCCAGGAAATGGGTGACGGTCGACCCGACGGGAACGGCCGGGTCCGCAGAGGCCACGACTCGCCCCACCGCGTTGCCCGTCATGGTCTCGCCGAGCGCGAACGGGGCCATGAACGCCTTGTCCTCGCTCATCCGGCCGCGCATGTACGGATCGACCGAGATGTAGTCGTTGCGCACGATCACCTGGCCGGGGCCGGGATCGGGGACCGAGCTGGTGACGAGTGCGAAGTCCGATGGCACGGCCGCGCCGACCGGACGACGGATCAGGTGCCATTCGCGGCTGGAAAAAGGCATGACGAAACACTCCAAGGGCGGATGCTCAGGTCGGACGGGCACGGATCACGCCGGGGCCACTGACGCGGTGTGGTCCGCATCGACGCCTGCCGTTTCCGTTGCCACCCATCTCAATCGCGAGGACGGCCGCCAACCAGGGCCGCCCGCAACGGAGGGATTGGCAGTACCACCCTGGGAAGGGCGCAGGCGGCCATACTGGGTTCGTGGTCATCCAGGACAATCCGCTGGGCACGGCCCTGCGCCGCTGGCGGGATCGGGTCTCCCCGCTCGACGTGGGGCTACCCGTCGCCGGAAGACGCCGGGCCGCGGGCCTGCGCCGTGAAGAGCTCGCCACGCTCGCCGGACTGTCGGTGGACTACCTCGTGCGGTTGGAACAGGGTCGGGCCGTGCGGCCCTCCGAGCAGGTCGCCGGCGCGCTGGCTCGCGCGCTGCAATTGGAGACCTCGGAGCGGGATCACCTCTTCCGGCTGGCACACCTGCCGCTGCCGGGTCCCGAGCGGATCGCGACGCATATCCCGCCCAGCGTGCAACGATTGATCATCGCGCTGGCAGATCAGGCCTTGGCGGTGTTCGCCGCAGACTGGACGCTGATCAGCTGGACTCCGCTGTGGGGTGCACTCATCGGCAATCCCGAGCGGGAGCCCGCGCGCCGCTACAACCTGGTTCGCGACACCTTCATCCACGATGAGTCCTTCGGCTGTGTGCCGTTCACGACCGCCCGAGGCGATGCCGCCAAGGAGGCCGCGCTCGTCGCCGACCTCCGTGCCACGCAGGGCGCTTTCCCGAACGACCCTCGGCTGCACGCGCTCATCGAGGAGTGTCGCGCCCGCAGCGACCGATTCGCCGCGCTCTGGTCTCAGGACGCCACTGCTGGTGCGATGGGCCATGATCGGAAGACCTTCGCGCACCCCCTCGCGGGAGACATCACCCTCGACAGCGACATCCTCACCGTTCCGGGCTCCGACCTGCGGATCATCGCCTTCACCACCGCCGCCGGGACCCGAGCCGCCGCACAGCTCGACTTCCTCCGGGTGGGCGCGGTGCACACATCGTTTGCGCCGTA
This Actinoalloteichus hymeniacidonis DNA region includes the following protein-coding sequences:
- a CDS encoding helix-turn-helix transcriptional regulator gives rise to the protein MVIQDNPLGTALRRWRDRVSPLDVGLPVAGRRRAAGLRREELATLAGLSVDYLVRLEQGRAVRPSEQVAGALARALQLETSERDHLFRLAHLPLPGPERIATHIPPSVQRLIIALADQALAVFAADWTLISWTPLWGALIGNPEREPARRYNLVRDTFIHDESFGCVPFTTARGDAAKEAALVADLRATQGAFPNDPRLHALIEECRARSDRFAALWSQDATAGAMGHDRKTFAHPLAGDITLDSDILTVPGSDLRIIAFTTAAGTRAAAQLDFLRVGAVHTSFAP